In Caldicellulosiruptor morganii, the following proteins share a genomic window:
- a CDS encoding zinc ribbon domain-containing protein, translating into MFFIGIFGIEEKAKAIRQMDVEACPFCGRKGTHTLLKVYNYLHFFFIPVFRWNTRYFIQTGCCSKIYIITNPELARNLEHGANEIISLADVELFRDLRTAADYSNINSDFCPDCGNRVSKHFLYCPYCGRKLE; encoded by the coding sequence ATGTTCTTCATAGGAATCTTTGGAATAGAGGAAAAGGCAAAGGCTATCAGGCAAATGGATGTTGAGGCTTGCCCCTTTTGCGGAAGAAAAGGCACACATACACTTTTGAAAGTGTACAATTATCTTCATTTCTTTTTTATACCAGTTTTCAGATGGAATACCCGGTACTTTATCCAGACAGGCTGTTGCTCAAAGATATATATCATTACAAACCCGGAGCTTGCTCGCAATTTAGAGCACGGTGCAAATGAGATTATTTCACTTGCCGATGTTGAGCTTTTTAGAGACCTTCGCACAGCAGCAGATTACAGCAATATCAATTCTGATTTTTGTCCGGACTGTGGAAACAGGGTTTCAAAACACTTTCTGTACTGCCCTTACTGTGGCAGGAAATTGGAATGA
- a CDS encoding MoaD/ThiS family protein has protein sequence MKIIFAGSNKQFEIKGPKLAEKVAKELGISLESHIFIKDGEIVAPDEILQDEDTVEVISAISGG, from the coding sequence ATGAAAATAATATTTGCTGGTTCAAATAAACAGTTTGAGATAAAAGGACCAAAGCTTGCTGAAAAGGTGGCAAAAGAGCTTGGAATAAGCTTAGAGTCGCATATTTTTATCAAAGATGGGGAGATTGTTGCTCCGGATGAGATTCTGCAGGATGAGGACACAGTAGAGGTCATCTCGGCAATTTCAGGCGGTTAA